The Beijerinckiaceae bacterium RH AL1 genome has a segment encoding these proteins:
- a CDS encoding Murein transglycosylase (ID:RHAL1_03299;~source:Prodigal:2.6) codes for MQGYRIGLLAGAVMLGWTGLAQAASCGNGPGGFEAWKRQFAQEAQGQVGGTAMAALEGTHYNSATIGADRGQHGFHVSLESFLARRGGNAIAARGRSLKRSMAGLFDSIEQRYGVPPGPLIAIWGMETGFGAVRGNQDALSAVATLAYDCRRSAYFTDQLYAALKLIDRGSLSPRARGSMHGEIGQTQFLPKTMLEYGVGGNLDNSSAALMSTANFLRAHGWQAGAGYQPGEANFAAIQAWNAAPVYERAIAIVGRQIDEGG; via the coding sequence ATGCAGGGATATCGGATTGGCCTTTTGGCCGGCGCGGTGATGCTGGGCTGGACGGGGCTCGCGCAGGCCGCCTCCTGCGGCAACGGGCCGGGCGGCTTCGAGGCCTGGAAGCGCCAGTTCGCGCAGGAGGCGCAGGGCCAGGTCGGCGGCACCGCGATGGCGGCGCTGGAGGGCACCCACTACAATTCCGCGACGATCGGCGCCGATCGCGGCCAGCACGGCTTCCACGTGTCGCTCGAGAGCTTCCTCGCCCGCCGCGGCGGCAATGCCATCGCCGCGCGCGGCCGCTCGCTGAAGCGCTCGATGGCCGGGCTCTTCGACTCGATCGAGCAGCGCTACGGCGTGCCGCCGGGCCCGCTGATCGCGATCTGGGGAATGGAGACCGGCTTCGGCGCGGTGCGCGGCAACCAGGATGCGCTCTCCGCCGTCGCGACGCTGGCCTACGATTGCCGGCGCTCGGCCTATTTCACCGACCAGCTCTATGCCGCCCTCAAGCTCATCGATCGCGGCTCGCTGTCGCCGCGGGCGCGCGGCTCGATGCACGGCGAGATCGGCCAGACGCAGTTCCTGCCGAAGACGATGCTCGAATACGGGGTCGGCGGCAATCTCGACAACTCGTCCGCCGCGCTGATGTCGACCGCCAATTTTCTCCGCGCGCACGGCTGGCAGGCGGGGGCGGGCTACCAGCCGGGCGAGGCGAACTTCGCCGCGATCCAGGCCTGGAACGCGGCGCCGGTCTACGAGCGCGCGATCGCCATCGTCGGCCGCCAGATCGACGAGGGCGGCTAG
- a CDS encoding MOSC domain-containing protein (ID:RHAL1_03300;~source:Prodigal:2.6) yields the protein METAAGRVVSVSASAAHGFSKQPCDEIRLLAGLGVEGDAHCGATTQHRYKMAKDPTLPNLAQVHFLPVELFSEMAALGYTLAPGAMGENVLTEGIHLKTLPTGTLFAIGEAVVEISGIRDPCKQIDALGKGLTKAMFGRDAKGGLVRKAGIMGVVRTGGPVRAGDRIAITLPAKPHRPLEVV from the coding sequence ATGGAGACTGCAGCCGGAAGGGTGGTGTCGGTGAGCGCGAGCGCCGCGCACGGCTTCTCGAAGCAGCCGTGCGACGAGATCAGGCTGCTCGCGGGCCTCGGCGTCGAGGGCGATGCGCATTGCGGCGCGACGACCCAGCATCGCTACAAGATGGCGAAGGATCCGACCTTGCCGAACCTGGCGCAGGTGCATTTCCTCCCCGTCGAGCTGTTTTCGGAGATGGCGGCGCTCGGCTACACGTTGGCGCCGGGGGCGATGGGCGAGAACGTGCTGACCGAAGGCATCCACCTCAAGACGCTGCCCACGGGCACGCTGTTCGCGATCGGCGAGGCGGTCGTCGAGATTTCGGGCATCCGCGACCCCTGCAAGCAGATCGACGCGCTCGGCAAGGGCCTGACCAAGGCGATGTTCGGCCGCGATGCAAAGGGCGGCCTCGTGCGGAAGGCCGGCATCATGGGCGTGGTGCGCACCGGCGGCCCGGTCCGCGCCGGCGACAGGATCGCCATCACCCTGCCGGCAAAGCCGCACCGGCCGCTCGAGGTGGTGTAG
- the ureAB_2 gene encoding Urease subunit gamma/beta (ID:RHAL1_03301;~source:Prodigal:2.6) produces the protein MAAEVARKRLARGVKLNYPEAIALITDYVVEGARDGRTVADLMEAGAHVVTADQVMDGIAAMIHDVQVEATFPDGTKLVTVHEPIRGAATALVPGEVATADGEIVMNAGAEVTEIEVANTGDRPIQVGSHYHFAETNPALAFDRAAARGKRLDIVAGTAVRFEPGQTRSVRLVPLGGTHEVYGFRGEVMGAL, from the coding sequence ATGGCCGCCGAGGTGGCGCGCAAGCGGCTCGCGCGCGGCGTCAAGCTCAACTACCCCGAGGCGATCGCGCTGATCACCGACTACGTCGTCGAGGGCGCGCGCGACGGCCGCACGGTCGCCGATCTCATGGAGGCCGGCGCGCACGTCGTCACCGCCGACCAGGTGATGGACGGCATCGCCGCGATGATCCACGACGTGCAGGTGGAGGCGACCTTTCCGGACGGCACCAAGCTCGTCACCGTGCACGAGCCGATCCGCGGCGCCGCGACGGCGCTGGTCCCCGGCGAGGTGGCGACGGCCGACGGCGAGATCGTCATGAACGCCGGCGCGGAGGTCACCGAGATCGAGGTCGCCAACACCGGCGACCGGCCGATCCAGGTCGGCTCGCACTACCATTTCGCCGAGACCAACCCGGCGCTCGCCTTCGACCGCGCCGCCGCGCGCGGAAAACGCCTCGACATCGTCGCGGGCACGGCGGTGCGCTTCGAGCCCGGCCAGACCCGCAGCGTGCGCCTGGTGCCGCTCGGCGGCACGCACGAGGTGTACGGGTTCCGGGGCGAGGTGATGGGGGCGTTGTAG